A region of the Gammaproteobacteria bacterium genome:
CATGCGTACGGCCAGGCTTGTGGCACGGCACATGATCGAAGCCATACGCGCCATTTCGTCTTCCAACTGACCTTCGTATGAATAGCGATCGCCACGAAACGAATACTCCCCTGCAGCGATCACGCCCGGTTTAGACATAAGCTCTGATATCAGGCTCATGGACGCTCCTCAGTGGTTTGTGGTGGGTGAGTCTTTATAATTTTTTACTGATATAGTTATTAGCTATGTAGCTATTATTCTTTTTAATGTTATTTAACACACAAATCCGTGGTATGCCACACTTCGCACCCCGACCTTTCCCTCATTAAAAAACCGCCTTGAAAATGAATGAATTGACTCAGGAATCGCCCCGATACGTAGGGCTGGCACGCCGGCTGTTGTGCATGTTTTACGACACGCTTTTATTGATCGCCATCTGGATGGTAGCGGTGCTGATCGTCGAATTACTGGCCGGTCATCGCTTCGACGGCCCGGCGATGACCTTCTATCTGACCCTGGTAACCTTCGCCTTTATCGGCTGGTTCTGGGTCAACGGCGGGCAGACCCTGGGCATGAAAACGTGGCAGGTGCGGGTGGTGACCGACGCGGGCGGCCCGCTGGACTGGAAGCGGGCCGCACAGCGCTTTGCCTGGGCGGCGGTTTCGCTGTCCATCTTCGGGATCGGCTTCCTCTGGGCGCTGTTCGACGAAAAGTCGCGCACACTGCACGACATTCTGTCGCACACACACCTGGAACGGGTTTAGCGGATTTTTAGTACGGCGGCGCGTCTAACGTACCCGCCGCAGGGCGACTAGGCTGGCCGCCAGGAACAACAACAAGGGACTCGCCGCACTCAGGAAGGGCGACAGGCCGTAGGCGAGCCCGAAACTGCCCGACAGCCGGCTGAGCAGATAAAAACCCAGTCCGACCATGATGCCAACGAACAACTGCTGCCCGAAACCGGTCTTGCGCTGGGAACCGAACACGAATGGCATGGCCAGCAGCAGCATGACGAGACTGGACAGCGGCACGGTAAACCGCGACCAGAAGGCGTATTCGTACCGACGGGCGTCCAGACGGTTGGCGCGCAGATACGCCACGTAGCGGGCCAGCGCCCAGGCGGACATCTGCTGCGGCTCGACGACAATGACGCTGAACAGTTCGGGGGAGATCAGGTGCTTCCACCGTTCGCTGGGACGGGTCTCCACCGTGACGCCGGTGGGGGTGATGATGCTGCGTCTGACATCGTCCAGCGTCCATTCTCCGTCGTCGTAACGCGCCGAACGCGCCGAAATGCTCTGCTTCAGCGTCATGTCCCGACCCAGCACGAAAACCTTGATGCCCAGCAACCGGTGATCGAGCAGCACGGACTGTACGTGCAGGATGCGGTCGCCATCCTTGGCCCACAGGTTGCCCAGACCCTGTACCGAAACGTTGGCATTGCGCGCCTCGGTCTTCATGCGCTGCGCGTAGGCCTCGGCATGCGGGGCGACCAACTCCCCCAGTGTCATGGCTGCCAGCATCAGCAACAGGCCGGCCTTGAGCGTGGAGCGGACGATGCCCGCGATCGGAACGCCGGCGGCGCGCATTGCGATTAGTTCGCTGTGGTTGGCGAGGGTGCCGAGACTGAGCAGGCTGCCGAGCAACATCGAGGTGGGAAACAGCTCGTACATACGCCGCGGCATACCCAGCGCAACGAACAGAATGGCATGCAGCCAATCATAATTGCCCTTGCCGATGTCGCCGATTTGATTCACCAGCGCGAACATGGCATCCAGAGAGACCAGCATGAACAACGCCACGAGGGTGCCGACCGTGATCGTACGGGCCAGATAACGGTCGAGAATCTTCACGCCGCTTTTCTCCAGCCGTTGAGCAGCCACCCAAGACTGTAACGATGGACGATCAGCAGCAGCGCCAGCAGGAACATAACGCCGTGCACCCACCAGATACCGACCCATTCCGGCATGCGCTCATGTGCGATCCATGACTTGGACAGGAGAATCAGGTTCGCATAAATCACGTACACCAGAATGCCGAGCGCCATCTTGCCGAAACGGCCCTGGCGGGGCGCTGCGTAACTGAGTGGCAGAGCAAGCAGCGTCAGAATCAACGTGGAGATGGGGATGGCGAGCCGCCATTGGAGTTCCGCCTGATCGCGGGGGTCGTGCGATTTCAACAGCGCCTCGGTAGAGGTGGTATCCAGCCGGTCAGCTTCAGTGACCGCCGGCGGTGCGGGCATGCGCACCCGGCTGTCCTTGAAATTGGTAATGGTAAAGCTCCCCTCGCCGGGCACGCCCTCGTAACGATGCCCCTGTTCGAGGCGCAGGAATCGGGCCGCCCCGCCGGCCTTCACGCTCTGGCTCGCCTCGCTGGCGGTGACGATTTCGTCCCGTCCCTTCACATTGGAATAGATGAAGACGTTGCCCATGCGGTCGGCATTTTTGGAAATGGACTCGATGAACAGCACCCGATTGTCGCTCTTGGATTGAATGAAGCGTCCCGGTTCGATGCCGACCAGTTCCGAGCGC
Encoded here:
- a CDS encoding RDD family protein → MNELTQESPRYVGLARRLLCMFYDTLLLIAIWMVAVLIVELLAGHRFDGPAMTFYLTLVTFAFIGWFWVNGGQTLGMKTWQVRVVTDAGGPLDWKRAAQRFAWAAVSLSIFGIGFLWALFDEKSRTLHDILSHTHLERV
- the lptG gene encoding LPS export ABC transporter permease LptG — protein: MKILDRYLARTITVGTLVALFMLVSLDAMFALVNQIGDIGKGNYDWLHAILFVALGMPRRMYELFPTSMLLGSLLSLGTLANHSELIAMRAAGVPIAGIVRSTLKAGLLLMLAAMTLGELVAPHAEAYAQRMKTEARNANVSVQGLGNLWAKDGDRILHVQSVLLDHRLLGIKVFVLGRDMTLKQSISARSARYDDGEWTLDDVRRSIITPTGVTVETRPSERWKHLISPELFSVIVVEPQQMSAWALARYVAYLRANRLDARRYEYAFWSRFTVPLSSLVMLLLAMPFVFGSQRKTGFGQQLFVGIMVGLGFYLLSRLSGSFGLAYGLSPFLSAASPLLLFLAASLVALRRVR
- the lptF gene encoding LPS export ABC transporter permease LptF, whose product is MQVLTRYLLREVTISLLGVVSVLLLIIVGNLLAQLLAQAGTGIVTTDALLPLLALSSVKALIQLTPVSLLIAIMLTMGRWYRDSEVYALHAAGIGYGRLYRMLFQIGVPLSLLLAFASLYLMPMLDRQFWHIREQVAQRSELVGIEPGRFIQSKSDNRVLFIESISKNADRMGNVFIYSNVKGRDEIVTASEASQSVKAGGAARFLRLEQGHRYEGVPGEGSFTITNFKDSRVRMPAPPAVTEADRLDTTSTEALLKSHDPRDQAELQWRLAIPISTLILTLLALPLSYAAPRQGRFGKMALGILVYVIYANLILLSKSWIAHERMPEWVGIWWVHGVMFLLALLLIVHRYSLGWLLNGWRKAA